The bacterium genome includes the window CTATCGCAGTCGTCACCGTGCGATCGGAGGGAACCATGTCGCCGCCCGCGAAGATTCCCTTCGCGCCGGTCATCATCCCGGAATCGACCAGGACGTTGCTGGAAACGATGGAGATGCCCTGAATGTCCCTGATGAAGTCGAGGTCCGGGTCCTGACCCACCGCCTGCACTACCACGTCGGCTTCGATTACCTCGAACTGGCCGGTAGGCTGCGGCCTTCCGTCCTCCGCCGCTATCATCTTCTCCAGGGTGACCGAGGCGCCGTCAATTCTTGAAATCGACCGCTCGTAGAGGAACTTGACTCCCTCGTAGATCGCCTCCTTGACCTCCACGTCGTGGGCGGCCATGCGGTCGCGGGTCCGCCTGACCACTACGGTGGTTTCGAGAGCGCCGAGCCGGAGAGCGGAGCGGGCGACGTCCATCGCGGTGTTTCCGCCGCCGTGGACCACTACCCTGCCGTGGATAGGCGTCGGACGGTCCTCTTCGAGTTCCTTGAGGACGCTTATGCCGTCAAGGATCTTCGGGGCGCCGGTGACGGGGAGGCCGAGGTGTTTTGGAAGGTGCGCGCCGACGCCCAGAAAGACGGCGTCAAACCCTCCCTCCTTCATCGCTGCGGCTACGTCCGTGATTCTCGTGTCGTATTTTATCGTCACCCCCATCTTTTCGATGCGGGCAATCTCGGCGTTGAGCTTCTCCCTCGGGAGGCGGTACTTGGGAATGCAGTAGCGGAGCATCCCCCCGGCCCTCGAAGCGGCCTCGCAGACAACGACCTCGTGGCCGAGTTTCCTGAGATGGTAGGCGGCGGAGAGCCCGGCCGGGCCCGCCCCGACCACCAGCACCTTCTTGCCTGTCGATTCCTGCGGTGTTATCGACCAGCAGTACCGGAGGGCCTGATCGCCCAGGAAGCGCTCGACGGCGTTTATCCCGACCGATTCGTCGAGCTGTCCGCGGTTGCAGCTCGCTTCGCAGAGGTGGTAGCAGACCCTCCCCATCAGCGCCGGGAAGGGGTTATCTTCCATTATCTGACGCCAGGCCTCCTCGTAGCGCCCCTCTTCGGCGAGGAAGAGCCACTTCTGGGTGTTCTCCCCGGCGGGGCAGGCGTTGTTGCAGGGGGGAAGCCGTTCGACGTAGACGGGCTTGGCGTTTCGCCAGGAGCCGGTGCGGTTCAGGAGGCTGGTGCCGACTTCAAGGGTTATGGCATAGGGCTTCATATCGTTACGCTCCGTGGACCGTAAGGCCGAATTTTCTGATGTTCTCGTCCGCGATCGCCTGAATCATCCCGACGCGCTCCTCCGCCCCCTTTTTCATCAGGTGGGCGAAGCGTTTCTGGATTTTGAGGTACTCCGTTACCGGGATGCCCCTCCTGATCTTTCTCGCGTTGGTGATCTGGCCGTTTTCCGCCTCGAAAAGGGGCCAGAGGCCGCACTCCACGGCGAGGCGGGCCGCCTTGATCGTCTCGTGGGTCGCAAGGCCCCAGCCCAGCGGACAGGGAACGAGAATCTGTATGTAGCGCGAGCCGCGCATGCCCATCGCCTTCGTCACCTTGTGCTCGAGGTCGTGGAGGTCGTGGACGCTGGCGGTGGCGACGTAGGGAATCCCGTGGGCCATGGCGATGACCGGGAGGAATTTGCCGGTGCCCATGTCGTTGCCCGGCTCCGGCCCCACCGGCATCGTCGTGGCGGTGCGCGCCCCCGGAGGGGTGGCGCTG containing:
- a CDS encoding FAD-dependent oxidoreductase; protein product: MKPYAITLEVGTSLLNRTGSWRNAKPVYVERLPPCNNACPAGENTQKWLFLAEEGRYEEAWRQIMEDNPFPALMGRVCYHLCEASCNRGQLDESVGINAVERFLGDQALRYCWSITPQESTGKKVLVVGAGPAGLSAAYHLRKLGHEVVVCEAASRAGGMLRYCIPKYRLPREKLNAEIARIEKMGVTIKYDTRITDVAAAMKEGGFDAVFLGVGAHLPKHLGLPVTGAPKILDGISVLKELEEDRPTPIHGRVVVHGGGNTAMDVARSALRLGALETTVVVRRTRDRMAAHDVEVKEAIYEGVKFLYERSISRIDGASVTLEKMIAAEDGRPQPTGQFEVIEADVVVQAVGQDPDLDFIRDIQGISIVSSNVLVDSGMMTGAKGIFAGGDMVPSDRTVTTAIGHGKKAARNIDACLRGESYVKPPQKEVATYDKLNTWYYSDAEKTVRPTLDLIRRQSGFAEVVGDLDEEHAAYEARRCLSCGNCFECDNCYGFCPDNAIVKKGFGKGFEFKYDYCKGCGICPSECPCGAIKMETEKI